The following are encoded together in the Peromyscus leucopus breed LL Stock chromosome 1, UCI_PerLeu_2.1, whole genome shotgun sequence genome:
- the Dctn5 gene encoding dynactin subunit 5, whose translation MELGEQLYNKSEYIETASGNKVSRQSVLCGSQNIVLNGKTIVMNDCIIRGDLANVRVGRHCVVKSRSVIRPPFKKFSKGVAFFPLHIGDHVFIEEDCVVNAAQIGSYVHVGKNCVIGRRCVLKDCCKILDNTVLPPETVVPPFTVFSGCPGLFSGELPECTQELMIDVTKSYYQKFLPLTQV comes from the exons atGGAATTGGGCGAGCAGCTGTACAACAAGTCCGAGTACATCGAGACG GCATCTGGGAACAAAGTTAGTCGCCAGTCTGTtttgtgtggaagccagaacaTCGTTCTCAATGGCAAG ACCATTGTAATGAATGACTGTATCATCCGCGGAGATCTGGCAAATGTGAGAGTTGGACGGCACTGTGTTGTAAAAAGCCGTAGTGTCATAAGGCCACCATTCAAGAAATTCAGTAAAGG tgtTGCATTCTTTCCTCTACATATTGGGGACCATGTCTTTATTGAGGAAGACTGTGTGGTCAACGCTGCTCAGATTGGTTCTTATGTTCACGTTGGGAAGAACTGTGTGATT GGGCGCCGGTGTGTCTTGAAAGACTGCTGCAAAATTCTTGACAATACAGTATTACCTCCAGAAACTGTGGTCCCACCATTCACTGTCTTCTCAGGCTGCCCAG GACTCTTCTCAGGGGAGCTCCCAGAGTGCACACAGGAGCTGATGATTGATGTCACCAAGAGCTACTACCAGAAGTTTCTGCCCCTAACACAAGTCTAA